A window from Henckelia pumila isolate YLH828 unplaced genomic scaffold, ASM3356847v2 CTG_466, whole genome shotgun sequence encodes these proteins:
- the LOC140872666 gene encoding nudix hydrolase 1-like, with product MMSSAPEQEVCVAVFLFKGTKVLLGRRRAAVGFGTFSLPGGHLEFGESFEECAAREVKEETGLDITGMEFVKVTNDVLSEPKSVQLIVVLLRAVLSDGSQTPANLEPEKCDGWDWYDWDHLPQPLFPPTLEIAVRGINP from the exons ATGATGTCATCTGCACCGGAGCAAGAAGTTTGTGTCGCGGTGTTTCTGTTCAAGGGCACAAAGGTGCTTCTCGGCCGCCGCCGCGCCGCCGTTGGTTTCGGCACCTTCTCTCTTCCGGGCGGCCACCTGGAATTCG GCGAAAGTTTTGAGGAATGCGCGGCGAGAGAGGTGAAGGAGGAGACGGGGCTGGATATCACTGGGATGGAGTTCGTTAAGGTGACGAACGACGTGCTTTCAGAACCCAAATCGGTGCAGTTGATAGTGGTGCTGTTGCGTGCAGTTCTTTCTGACGGCAGCCAGACGCCGGCCAATCTGGAACCGGAGAAATGCGACGGCTGGGATTGGTACGATTGGGACCATCTTCCTCAGCCTTTGTTTCCGCCGACGTTGGAGATCGCGGTGAGAGGCATCAACCCCTAA